One part of the Marinihelvus fidelis genome encodes these proteins:
- a CDS encoding DUF11 domain-containing protein, with protein MQIAKVGGVVTLLFAMLATAAHAQDPALDVASNPATPLIGEEVCTTVGFSNQDVVNVGYGPYVFATVPPGVTITANTYLGIQPPVEFVGTVDASGTINDPISGTAVAAEPGSSAYIVRFPVGSVSGGQPPLNVEVCGQVEPGAEIGQPLEINMLPGFEYGDTPTGDNGPITGSGASTATVIPQLARVEKTADVPEGERPPGPSNTFTYTYQVNVSEGVTLDMPALTDVLPDPAIQWTGAPISVAAIQGVLCSVLTEPNLPDTPGGTLMVGCDSLTGTPAENDLVVSIPVYITDILDESDNGATQQITNTVELDYSYQGTDYSNTDDAQVTAKHLAVQKSVTPDTVVPGDTLSYTVNFQVTDYDESIIAGSITDLSMTDILGDGLDYAGNATLTLAGSTGPIIPTVSAGPGAGQTTLLFDIAPGATTEVALGSRGSLQYQADVSQAYADGDDVVAADGLGNNISADFTHSDSAGASGQDGSSAGVDIIPNQAIKSLVAPIPLPDPLAPGDTVTFRLEMDIPSEDTLSISLTDYLPLPVVVVTDIDPDTDIVVPNIVGGPLLDPVYSSDPATNSFTLTWPNPAGQGVTRVAADVTVTISSEPFADGLFLTNLLLGTYENSDGITQSTDTAAGFNVGAPDVFITKGVFSVDNPNATVSPAPPADPALALVDSDALDVDAGDAIEYILTVENRGSTPAYNIDINDATPAGLACQAPTITDGTGQGVSFTGTDLDSGIVVPGPLAGNDGNPAGGGEPFGADTLLVRYTCVVQTSAVAGDVLVNTATMNFTSVSTTNDTFPERSDDAMVALATPTVQKSVIEVIPGYAGDTTRVQIGESVRYQVDITVPEGTSPDIYFEDLLDTGLAFESLESITASPGLTTDVTGGFGSVTSNAAIVAQGGGDENAARLLRIGPNAGDPGFGTVTNSNTDNATAETITLVYLARVINNTGNVRGQQRNNRAQWSWTAPQGTQTTQGSAANVRVVEPGIAITKVFDPATADRSIMPLVNIRVRHNGGSDGTAFELNLVDDDFPNGIDPVGGSLTTVNCNAPPDSLGITAGVLTASWAVFEIGDDCTLQIENTIDPTLPAGTLLENCAQVQWTSMDGDLSAPLPGIPLSVERTGDPGDIGGPANTYRGESCAQLKIFDVGITKAVIDSNQVHTGNNSGVEELAIGEEVTFQVTVVLPEGEADNLVITDTLPTSSMLLELVDAVYVPLPAGTNLDTVGGPPALVSSDELLGDGLDDTVTATFPNPVTNADPLDTTAENNSFQFLVTAVVRDLPANQNLDEDDNVARAEFGSTDLGQQFNVTDTARVRALEPFLSVVKTGDVTSAEVGDVVHYTLVVSHTGASGTDAFDLDLADTLPPELVLDTGSVVVGDNCTIAPDAGPAGSGNTVAAGWSAFPLGAVCEIGFDATVDVSAVSGDTISNTTDLAWTTLDGTVPAGTEERSYTTQGSWDIVIADPGLTKMLVDSNIVETPDQEITIGETMTFEIVAEFPDGTTDDVYIGDVLPYTATAIEIVSSRIVSIGADLTLDSGAVGDPGDDCIDCSQGDRGFDDAARWNLGNVVNVPNAGAPPGPDDQVVFEVVGIVLDDPINQGIPVGEDFVYNNAGIFSENFSSTDQAAITLVEPKLELRHFIEAPDRKVAFVDALDPLTVRLEIAHTGDSSATALSVTVDDVLDADIWWTGGPVTSDCPGLATDATPADNSSGTVSFSFDALPLAQGSCSISFPVQVSDAPPATGTLLDQSSLAWESAPGSAESRDGTDGNFVSYVIIGEAALSKQPVSSSVALTGSSQGDPLLPDLTIGETLTYELVTYLSDGQFDQVRVADSLPAGSTLLTASVVSIGSDLVTELAGTPMISGNTVSFDFGEVTNSASGAQDNTIVVRVTAQVADDTNTDTTGGAVTLSNSGELTFAALQGAPQTRSAVAVVDIVEPLLELDKQFGDVVDGRVPVTLTVENVGTAPAFSTFVTDEFDETIWVPGSLEAVFVPAGWSITEASAGGVTTVTVGPTGDPDAPAPNQVIMPGQSGSVTFSMELVVPYVQTPVDNLAAAAALSLPAQDPAGRETTAEGTDSLLLPILDSEKAASLSPAEPGDVITYTVTVANTGDAPANNVVVVDDPDDGGTFQVGSVTSADGTVVVGNTAGDMTVQVDFASVAAGQTVSFSYDVLVPYPYPATGPDEYVNQALISSDEVPDFPSDDPATTPDDDPTVVPIIADPDVVITKTDLSDVVGAGGTVFYELSYANTGNQDDTGVFITDSVPANTTFNLASSTAGWNCADGAPAGTVCTYSVGDLGAGQGGVIYFAVTVDNPLPTGVTQIFNTAVIEDDGGNTDSDDEDTRVVAAPVLDITKDDGGISTSPNGTVVYQLDYVNNGTEDASGVRLRDTVPDYTVFDAAASLPDVWSCPDGSGPGTACTLQVGDLQGQGIGTGQARFAVRVDPTIPAGVTQIDNSVLIADDGNATLGIPIIALAFDDTPIVAAPDLVISKTDNAIIGYPGIVIPYTLEYFQVGDQDATGVAISETVPVGTTYSASGSAPYAWSCADGSPAGTNCTLDIGAMPVGASGTAVFAVQVDDPLPAGQSEVYNVVTIADDGSNGPDPTPANNTDDESTLVTLFAPTGRKSVTQTNDHQVTWRMVWFNNQNTLNLPVQVYDPIPSPAQYVGGSVICDATGASQCLSATYNAVENRVEVEAIIAPDFGAPDNAGEAQLSNEVVITFVTTVAQTNNLTNVADACWDENNSGTADDDRAMGQVCIPVNASIRAVIAIPVMGPVAVTLMAALLGLFGLLVISAGQAIPRQVSRK; from the coding sequence ATGCAGATAGCCAAGGTGGGGGGCGTTGTTACGCTTCTGTTCGCGATGCTGGCAACGGCGGCGCATGCACAGGATCCGGCACTGGATGTCGCCAGTAACCCGGCAACGCCACTGATTGGCGAAGAAGTCTGTACCACCGTCGGTTTCAGCAACCAGGACGTCGTTAATGTCGGTTACGGCCCCTACGTTTTTGCCACCGTGCCTCCCGGCGTCACGATCACCGCGAACACCTACCTGGGCATTCAGCCCCCCGTCGAATTCGTCGGTACCGTTGACGCCAGCGGCACCATCAACGACCCGATATCCGGCACCGCCGTGGCGGCCGAGCCGGGCAGCAGCGCCTATATCGTGCGCTTCCCCGTGGGCTCCGTGTCTGGTGGCCAGCCGCCGCTGAACGTCGAGGTCTGTGGCCAGGTCGAGCCCGGTGCTGAAATCGGCCAGCCCCTGGAAATCAACATGCTGCCCGGGTTCGAGTACGGTGACACACCGACCGGTGATAACGGCCCGATCACCGGCAGCGGCGCGTCGACCGCAACCGTCATCCCGCAGTTGGCCCGGGTGGAGAAAACCGCGGACGTACCCGAGGGTGAGCGCCCGCCCGGCCCGAGCAACACCTTTACCTATACCTACCAGGTCAACGTTTCCGAGGGCGTGACCCTGGACATGCCGGCCCTGACCGATGTGCTGCCGGACCCGGCGATTCAATGGACCGGGGCGCCGATCAGTGTTGCCGCCATCCAGGGCGTACTCTGCAGCGTGCTGACCGAGCCCAACCTGCCGGACACCCCCGGCGGCACCCTGATGGTGGGTTGCGATAGCCTGACCGGCACGCCGGCGGAAAACGACCTGGTGGTGTCCATACCGGTCTACATCACCGACATCCTGGATGAGAGCGATAACGGCGCCACCCAGCAGATCACCAATACGGTCGAACTGGATTACAGTTACCAGGGCACGGATTACAGCAATACCGACGACGCCCAGGTCACGGCCAAACACCTGGCGGTGCAGAAGTCAGTCACGCCGGATACGGTGGTGCCAGGAGACACGCTCAGCTACACGGTGAATTTCCAGGTCACCGACTACGATGAATCCATCATCGCCGGTTCGATCACGGACCTGTCGATGACCGACATCCTGGGTGACGGTCTGGACTACGCAGGTAACGCGACCCTGACGCTGGCCGGAAGCACCGGCCCGATCATACCGACCGTCAGCGCCGGCCCCGGGGCAGGGCAGACGACACTGTTGTTCGATATCGCACCGGGCGCCACGACCGAGGTCGCCCTGGGTTCGCGCGGCTCACTGCAGTACCAGGCCGACGTGTCCCAGGCCTATGCCGATGGCGATGACGTCGTCGCCGCTGACGGGCTGGGCAACAATATCTCCGCGGACTTCACCCACAGCGACAGCGCCGGCGCGTCCGGCCAGGACGGCTCGAGCGCCGGGGTCGATATCATTCCCAACCAGGCAATCAAGTCGCTGGTGGCCCCCATCCCGCTGCCCGATCCATTGGCGCCGGGGGACACGGTCACGTTCCGGCTGGAAATGGATATCCCTTCCGAGGACACGCTGTCGATCAGCCTGACGGATTACCTGCCGTTGCCGGTGGTCGTGGTGACAGACATCGACCCGGACACCGATATCGTGGTGCCGAATATCGTCGGTGGCCCCCTGCTTGATCCCGTTTACAGCAGCGATCCTGCGACCAATTCATTCACGTTGACCTGGCCCAATCCCGCGGGGCAGGGCGTGACTCGTGTCGCCGCGGACGTCACCGTGACCATCAGCAGTGAACCGTTTGCCGACGGCCTGTTCCTGACCAACCTGTTGTTGGGAACCTACGAGAATTCCGACGGTATCACCCAGTCGACGGATACGGCGGCCGGTTTCAATGTCGGCGCGCCGGACGTGTTCATTACCAAGGGCGTGTTCTCGGTCGACAACCCCAACGCGACGGTTTCACCGGCGCCACCGGCTGACCCGGCCCTGGCACTGGTCGACTCAGACGCGCTTGACGTCGATGCCGGCGATGCGATCGAGTACATCCTGACGGTTGAAAACCGCGGCAGCACGCCGGCCTACAACATCGACATCAACGACGCGACGCCCGCCGGCCTGGCCTGCCAGGCGCCGACGATCACCGATGGTACGGGGCAGGGCGTCAGCTTTACCGGCACCGACCTGGACAGCGGCATCGTCGTACCCGGGCCGCTTGCCGGCAACGACGGCAACCCGGCCGGCGGTGGTGAGCCGTTCGGCGCCGATACCCTGCTGGTGCGCTACACCTGCGTGGTGCAGACCAGCGCCGTGGCGGGCGATGTCCTGGTCAACACGGCGACAATGAATTTCACCTCGGTGTCGACCACCAACGACACCTTCCCGGAACGCTCCGACGATGCCATGGTCGCGCTGGCGACGCCGACCGTGCAGAAATCTGTGATCGAGGTCATCCCGGGCTATGCCGGCGACACCACCCGCGTGCAGATCGGCGAATCCGTTCGCTACCAGGTGGACATTACCGTGCCGGAAGGCACGTCGCCGGATATCTATTTCGAGGACCTGCTCGATACCGGGTTGGCCTTTGAATCCCTGGAGAGCATTACCGCTTCGCCTGGCCTCACGACCGATGTGACGGGCGGTTTTGGCAGCGTGACGAGCAACGCGGCCATCGTCGCGCAGGGCGGCGGTGATGAGAATGCGGCGCGGCTACTGCGCATCGGCCCGAATGCCGGCGACCCCGGGTTCGGCACCGTCACCAACAGCAATACCGACAATGCAACCGCGGAGACCATCACCCTGGTTTACCTGGCGCGGGTCATCAACAACACCGGTAACGTCCGCGGCCAGCAGCGCAACAACCGCGCGCAATGGTCCTGGACAGCGCCGCAGGGCACGCAGACGACGCAGGGATCGGCCGCCAATGTACGCGTGGTCGAACCCGGGATCGCCATTACCAAGGTGTTCGATCCTGCCACAGCTGACCGGTCAATCATGCCGCTGGTGAATATCCGGGTGCGCCACAACGGGGGATCCGACGGTACCGCCTTCGAGCTCAACCTGGTGGACGACGATTTCCCCAACGGGATCGATCCAGTCGGCGGCTCGCTGACCACCGTCAATTGCAACGCCCCGCCGGACAGCCTGGGAATCACCGCCGGGGTGCTGACCGCTTCATGGGCGGTTTTCGAGATCGGCGACGACTGTACGCTGCAGATTGAGAACACGATCGACCCGACCTTGCCGGCGGGCACCCTGCTGGAAAATTGCGCGCAGGTGCAATGGACCAGCATGGACGGCGACCTGTCTGCGCCGCTGCCGGGTATTCCGCTGAGCGTCGAGCGCACCGGCGACCCGGGCGATATCGGCGGCCCCGCCAATACTTACCGCGGTGAAAGCTGTGCCCAGCTGAAGATCTTCGACGTCGGCATCACCAAGGCCGTCATCGACTCCAACCAGGTCCACACCGGCAACAACAGCGGCGTGGAGGAACTGGCGATCGGTGAGGAAGTGACCTTCCAGGTGACGGTGGTGTTGCCGGAAGGCGAGGCCGACAACCTGGTGATCACCGATACGCTGCCGACGTCTTCGATGTTGCTGGAGCTGGTCGACGCCGTCTATGTTCCGTTGCCGGCGGGCACCAACCTGGACACCGTTGGTGGGCCTCCCGCGCTGGTGAGCAGCGACGAACTCCTGGGCGACGGCCTGGACGACACCGTGACGGCGACTTTCCCCAACCCGGTCACCAACGCCGACCCGCTCGACACGACCGCGGAGAACAACAGCTTCCAGTTCCTGGTCACGGCGGTGGTCCGCGACCTGCCGGCCAACCAGAACCTGGATGAGGATGACAATGTCGCCCGGGCCGAATTCGGTTCCACCGACCTCGGCCAGCAGTTCAACGTCACCGACACGGCCCGTGTGCGCGCGCTGGAGCCGTTCCTGTCCGTCGTCAAGACCGGTGACGTCACCTCGGCGGAAGTCGGCGATGTCGTGCACTACACACTTGTGGTCAGCCACACGGGAGCCTCGGGCACCGATGCCTTCGACCTCGACCTGGCCGACACGCTGCCGCCGGAACTGGTGCTCGATACCGGTTCAGTGGTCGTCGGCGACAATTGCACCATCGCACCGGATGCCGGGCCTGCAGGTAGCGGTAATACCGTTGCGGCCGGCTGGTCTGCATTCCCGCTGGGCGCAGTCTGCGAGATCGGGTTCGACGCCACCGTTGATGTCAGCGCGGTGTCGGGCGACACCATCAGCAACACCACGGACCTGGCCTGGACCACGCTCGATGGCACCGTGCCGGCGGGCACCGAGGAACGTTCGTACACCACCCAGGGCAGCTGGGACATCGTCATCGCCGATCCGGGCCTGACCAAGATGCTGGTCGACAGCAACATCGTCGAGACCCCGGACCAGGAGATCACCATCGGTGAAACCATGACGTTCGAGATCGTCGCCGAGTTCCCGGACGGCACCACCGACGACGTTTACATCGGCGACGTACTGCCGTACACCGCTACGGCGATTGAGATCGTGTCGTCGCGGATCGTTTCGATCGGCGCCGACCTGACGCTGGATTCGGGCGCCGTCGGCGACCCCGGCGATGACTGTATCGATTGCAGCCAGGGCGACCGCGGCTTCGATGATGCCGCGCGCTGGAACCTGGGTAACGTGGTCAACGTACCCAATGCGGGTGCGCCACCGGGCCCGGATGACCAGGTCGTGTTCGAGGTTGTGGGCATTGTCCTCGACGACCCGATCAACCAGGGCATCCCGGTGGGCGAGGACTTCGTCTACAACAACGCCGGTATATTCTCGGAGAACTTCAGCAGCACCGACCAGGCCGCCATCACCCTGGTCGAGCCGAAGCTCGAGTTGCGGCATTTTATCGAAGCCCCGGATCGCAAGGTCGCTTTCGTCGATGCCCTGGATCCACTGACTGTTCGCCTGGAAATCGCCCACACCGGCGATTCTTCCGCGACGGCGCTCTCCGTGACAGTCGACGACGTTCTCGATGCGGATATCTGGTGGACCGGAGGGCCGGTGACCAGTGATTGTCCAGGCCTTGCAACCGATGCCACGCCAGCCGACAACAGTTCCGGCACCGTTTCGTTCAGTTTCGATGCGTTGCCGCTTGCGCAAGGTAGTTGTTCAATCAGCTTCCCGGTGCAGGTATCGGATGCGCCGCCCGCCACCGGGACGTTGCTCGACCAGTCCAGCCTGGCGTGGGAATCCGCCCCTGGTTCGGCCGAGTCGCGCGACGGTACGGACGGTAATTTTGTCAGCTACGTGATCATCGGCGAAGCCGCTCTTAGCAAGCAACCGGTCTCAAGCAGCGTGGCGCTGACCGGATCCAGCCAGGGCGACCCGCTATTGCCCGACCTGACCATCGGCGAAACATTGACTTACGAGCTGGTCACCTATCTTTCCGATGGCCAGTTCGATCAGGTACGGGTTGCAGACAGCCTGCCGGCCGGTTCGACCCTGCTCACGGCATCAGTGGTGTCCATCGGCAGCGACCTGGTGACCGAGCTCGCGGGAACGCCGATGATCTCCGGCAACACGGTGAGCTTTGATTTCGGTGAAGTCACCAACAGCGCCAGTGGTGCGCAGGACAACACGATCGTGGTCCGTGTCACCGCACAGGTTGCTGATGACACCAACACCGACACAACGGGCGGAGCGGTGACCCTGTCAAACAGCGGTGAGCTGACATTCGCGGCTCTCCAGGGCGCGCCGCAAACGCGCAGCGCGGTGGCAGTGGTCGATATCGTTGAACCTTTGCTGGAACTGGACAAGCAGTTTGGCGACGTTGTCGACGGTCGCGTGCCGGTCACGCTGACGGTTGAGAATGTGGGCACCGCGCCGGCATTCTCCACGTTCGTGACCGATGAGTTCGACGAGACGATCTGGGTGCCCGGCAGCCTCGAGGCCGTCTTCGTGCCGGCCGGCTGGTCGATCACGGAAGCGTCGGCGGGCGGTGTTACCACGGTGACCGTCGGCCCGACCGGCGACCCGGATGCGCCAGCGCCCAACCAGGTCATCATGCCTGGCCAGAGCGGTTCCGTGACATTCAGCATGGAACTGGTCGTGCCGTACGTGCAAACCCCGGTCGACAACCTGGCCGCGGCGGCTGCATTGTCCTTGCCCGCGCAGGATCCGGCGGGGCGTGAGACCACGGCGGAAGGTACCGACAGCCTGTTGTTGCCGATCCTCGATTCGGAAAAGGCGGCCTCGCTGTCACCGGCTGAACCGGGTGACGTGATCACCTACACGGTGACCGTTGCAAATACCGGCGATGCGCCGGCCAACAATGTTGTCGTGGTCGATGACCCTGATGACGGCGGTACGTTCCAGGTGGGCAGCGTGACCAGCGCAGACGGCACGGTCGTGGTCGGCAATACCGCTGGCGACATGACCGTCCAGGTGGATTTCGCCAGCGTTGCCGCCGGGCAGACGGTCAGCTTCAGCTACGACGTGCTGGTGCCATACCCGTACCCGGCCACCGGCCCCGACGAGTACGTTAACCAGGCGCTGATTTCCAGCGACGAGGTTCCGGACTTCCCGTCCGACGACCCGGCAACGACGCCTGACGACGATCCCACCGTGGTGCCGATCATCGCCGATCCGGATGTCGTTATTACCAAGACCGACCTGTCGGACGTGGTCGGCGCCGGCGGTACGGTCTTCTACGAGTTGTCCTACGCCAATACCGGCAACCAGGACGATACCGGCGTGTTTATTACCGACTCGGTGCCGGCCAACACCACCTTCAACCTGGCCAGTTCCACGGCAGGCTGGAATTGCGCGGACGGTGCGCCGGCAGGAACGGTGTGTACCTATTCCGTCGGTGATCTTGGCGCCGGGCAGGGTGGCGTCATTTACTTTGCCGTGACGGTGGACAACCCGCTGCCGACCGGTGTGACGCAGATCTTCAACACGGCGGTGATCGAGGACGATGGCGGCAACACCGACAGTGACGACGAGGATACCCGCGTTGTCGCCGCGCCGGTGCTGGACATCACCAAGGACGACGGTGGTATCAGCACTTCGCCGAACGGCACCGTGGTCTACCAGCTCGATTACGTGAACAACGGCACCGAAGACGCCAGCGGCGTGCGCCTGCGTGACACGGTGCCGGACTACACCGTATTCGATGCAGCGGCGAGCCTGCCTGACGTCTGGAGCTGCCCGGATGGCAGCGGCCCCGGCACCGCCTGCACCCTGCAGGTCGGTGACCTGCAAGGTCAGGGCATCGGTACCGGACAGGCCCGGTTCGCCGTCCGTGTCGACCCGACCATACCGGCCGGCGTCACCCAGATCGATAACTCAGTACTGATCGCCGACGACGGTAACGCAACGCTGGGGATTCCCATCATCGCGCTGGCCTTCGACGACACGCCGATCGTGGCGGCGCCCGACCTGGTGATCAGCAAGACCGACAACGCCATCATCGGCTACCCGGGTATCGTCATTCCGTACACGCTGGAGTACTTCCAGGTGGGCGACCAGGACGCCACCGGCGTGGCCATCAGCGAAACGGTGCCCGTCGGCACAACGTACTCTGCCAGCGGCAGCGCGCCGTATGCGTGGAGTTGTGCCGATGGCAGCCCGGCCGGCACCAACTGTACGCTGGACATCGGCGCCATGCCGGTCGGCGCCAGCGGTACGGCGGTGTTCGCGGTGCAGGTTGACGACCCGCTGCCCGCGGGCCAGTCCGAGGTCTACAACGTGGTCACGATTGCCGATGACGGCAGCAACGGCCCCGACCCGACCCCGGCCAACAACACTGATGACGAGTCGACACTGGTCACGCTGTTCGCGCCGACCGGCCGTAAATCCGTCACGCAGACGAATGACCACCAGGTCACCTGGCGCATGGTCTGGTTCAACAACCAGAACACCCTGAACCTGCCGGTACAGGTGTACGACCCGATACCGTCGCCGGCGCAGTATGTCGGTGGCTCGGTGATCTGTGATGCGACCGGCGCCAGCCAGTGTCTGTCGGCCACCTACAACGCGGTCGAGAACCGGGTCGAGGTAGAGGCGATTATTGCCCCTGACTTTGGTGCGCCCGACAACGCCGGCGAGGCGCAGCTATCTAATGAGGTCGTGATCACCTTTGTCACCACGGTGGCGCAGACCAACAACCTGACCAATGTCGCCGACGCGTGCTGGGACGAGAACAACTCGGGCACCGCCGATGACGATCGGGCCATGGGGCAGGTCTGTATTCCGGTAAATGCCAGCATCCGGGCAGTCATTGCCATACCGGTGATGGGGCCGGTTGCGGTCACGTTAATGGCGGCGCTGCTGGGACTGTTTGGCTTGCTGGTGATCTCCGCAGGCCAGGCCATACCGCGGCAGGTGAGTCGCAAATAG
- a CDS encoding amidohydrolase — translation MRANLPALVFCLAAATTPVYADEISDVLAGIDNRYGETETLARALWEWAEVGYQETRSTELMQQALADEGFEIQAGIAGIPTAFVAEAGKGGPVIGILAEMDALPGINQSDLPHRDPVDGKGAGQACGHNLFGAGSVEAAIAVKQWLDENDVDGTIRLYGTPAEEGGSGKVYMVREGVFDEVDFVLHWHPSSENWAGARGSLANRSAKFRFSGISAHAAGNPDRARSALDGVEAMNMMANMMREHIPDSARMHYVITEGGHAPNVVPDFAEVFYYLRHPDTETLLELWPRLEATARGAAEGTGTTVEWEVIHGNNPLLVVETLAKMMDQKLRQVGGVQYNAEEQAWAEDIYATFDNPSRELGSETEIREYDTGVGFGSTDVGDVSQVVPTVGLRTATWVPGTPGHSWQAVAASGTSIGVKGTQVAAKTLALAAIELYQNPKLRETATAEWQAARGESFEYVPLLGDRVPPLDYRN, via the coding sequence ATGCGAGCCAACCTACCTGCGCTGGTGTTCTGCCTGGCTGCGGCCACAACCCCCGTGTATGCGGATGAGATTTCCGATGTGTTGGCGGGGATCGACAATCGTTACGGCGAAACCGAAACCCTTGCCCGGGCGCTGTGGGAATGGGCCGAAGTCGGCTACCAGGAGACCCGGAGCACCGAGCTGATGCAGCAGGCCCTGGCCGACGAAGGGTTCGAGATCCAGGCCGGCATTGCCGGCATCCCGACCGCATTTGTCGCCGAGGCCGGTAAAGGCGGCCCGGTGATCGGCATCCTGGCCGAAATGGACGCCCTGCCCGGCATCAACCAGTCCGACCTGCCGCACCGCGACCCGGTCGATGGCAAGGGCGCCGGCCAGGCCTGTGGCCATAACCTGTTTGGCGCCGGTTCCGTGGAGGCCGCCATCGCGGTCAAGCAGTGGCTTGATGAGAATGACGTCGACGGCACCATTCGCCTGTACGGCACGCCGGCCGAGGAAGGCGGCAGCGGCAAGGTCTACATGGTCCGCGAAGGCGTGTTTGACGAAGTCGATTTTGTCCTGCACTGGCACCCGTCCAGCGAGAACTGGGCCGGCGCCCGTGGCTCGCTGGCCAACCGCTCTGCCAAGTTCCGTTTCAGCGGCATTTCCGCCCATGCCGCCGGTAATCCGGATCGGGCCCGCTCGGCGCTGGACGGGGTCGAGGCCATGAACATGATGGCCAACATGATGCGCGAGCACATCCCGGACTCGGCGCGCATGCACTACGTCATTACCGAGGGCGGCCACGCCCCGAACGTGGTGCCAGACTTTGCCGAAGTGTTTTACTACCTGCGCCACCCGGACACCGAGACGCTACTTGAACTCTGGCCACGCCTGGAAGCCACCGCCCGCGGCGCCGCCGAGGGCACCGGTACCACGGTTGAGTGGGAAGTCATCCATGGCAACAACCCGCTGCTGGTGGTCGAAACACTGGCGAAGATGATGGACCAGAAGCTGCGCCAGGTTGGCGGCGTCCAATACAACGCCGAAGAGCAGGCGTGGGCGGAAGACATTTACGCCACGTTCGACAACCCTTCACGCGAACTGGGTTCCGAGACGGAGATCCGCGAGTACGACACGGGCGTGGGCTTTGGCTCCACGGATGTCGGCGACGTCTCGCAGGTGGTGCCGACCGTTGGCCTGCGGACCGCGACATGGGTACCCGGCACGCCGGGCCACAGCTGGCAGGCAGTGGCCGCCAGCGGCACAAGCATTGGCGTCAAGGGCACACAAGTGGCCGCCAAAACCCTGGCGCTGGCCGCGATTGAGCTGTACCAGAACCCCAAACTTCGTGAAACTGCGACCGCCGAATGGCAAGCCGCACGAGGGGAAAGCTTCGAGTATGTGCCGTTGCTGGGCGACCGCGTGCCGCCCCTCGATTACCGCAACTAG
- a CDS encoding MFS transporter yields MSFLTDLKPDLRWLASGFLLMMFSGFGQTYYIALFAGHIKADLTLTDGSFGALYAVATLASAVVLTWAGKLADTIPIRWLSAGVMAGLALTAVLMAYTYNAWVLALALFGLRFFGQGMLTLTAMTAMGRWFNRKRGRAVAVAAMGMPSGQAFLPAAAVAVMVATSWRQSWLYAALMLAVVGIPLFLYLLHHERHPTRGPMARAGHQPDDRRHQWTRSEVLRHASFYLLMPVILAPPFILTAVFFYQVNLVELRGWRLEMFASTFSLLAIVNVFASLTAGSLVDRFGARRLLATYLVPMGIATLLLGFSGSVAVLLVVMALFGVTMGCASATSGALWAELYGITHLGSIRAVVTALVVISTAVAPGLVGLLLDAGVALELQLLAMGGYSLLMAGWAVWLVPRLGAIALSDGIPAGG; encoded by the coding sequence ATGTCATTCCTGACCGACCTGAAACCGGATCTGCGCTGGTTGGCCAGCGGCTTTTTGTTGATGATGTTTTCGGGTTTCGGGCAGACCTACTACATCGCGTTGTTCGCAGGTCACATCAAGGCCGACCTGACGCTCACCGATGGCAGTTTCGGGGCGCTGTACGCGGTGGCGACACTGGCCAGCGCCGTGGTGCTGACCTGGGCGGGAAAGCTGGCTGACACCATACCGATTCGCTGGCTGAGTGCCGGCGTCATGGCCGGCCTGGCGCTGACCGCGGTATTGATGGCATACACCTACAATGCCTGGGTGCTGGCACTGGCGCTGTTTGGCCTGAGGTTTTTCGGCCAGGGCATGCTGACATTGACCGCGATGACCGCCATGGGCCGCTGGTTCAACCGTAAGCGTGGCCGGGCGGTGGCGGTGGCGGCGATGGGGATGCCGAGCGGGCAGGCGTTTCTGCCGGCGGCGGCCGTTGCGGTGATGGTGGCCACCAGCTGGCGCCAGAGTTGGCTGTATGCGGCGCTGATGCTGGCCGTGGTTGGCATACCGCTATTCCTGTACCTGCTTCACCATGAGCGCCACCCGACACGCGGGCCCATGGCCAGGGCGGGGCACCAACCGGATGATCGGCGTCACCAATGGACCCGGTCAGAAGTGCTCAGGCATGCCTCATTTTACTTGCTCATGCCGGTAATCCTGGCACCGCCATTCATTCTGACAGCCGTGTTTTTCTACCAGGTCAACCTGGTTGAACTCCGCGGCTGGCGATTGGAAATGTTCGCAAGTACGTTTTCACTGCTGGCGATCGTCAACGTGTTTGCGTCGCTGACGGCTGGCAGCCTGGTCGACCGCTTTGGCGCTCGCCGGCTGCTGGCAACCTACCTGGTGCCCATGGGTATCGCCACGCTGTTGCTTGGATTTTCAGGATCGGTTGCCGTCCTGCTGGTCGTCATGGCGTTGTTCGGTGTGACCATGGGCTGCGCCTCGGCAACTTCCGGCGCCCTTTGGGCTGAGCTCTATGGCATCACCCACCTCGGATCCATCCGCGCGGTGGTGACAGCGCTGGTGGTGATTTCCACGGCTGTCGCACCCGGGCTCGTCGGGTTACTGCTGGATGCCGGTGTGGCGCTTGAGTTGCAGCTGTTGGCAATGGGCGGGTACAGCCTGCTCATGGCCGGTTGGGCCGTTTGGCTGGTGCCGCGCCTCGGCGCCATTGCCTTGTCCGATGGAATTCCTGCCGGGGGATAG